CTTTACGATTTTAGTTGTAGGTCGGCTTGTAATCGCTATATTTACCTTTctgcactttatttttgtttatttcttggTGTAATGTATGTTCATAACTGTAACATGACtccttaattaaaaatggacaCTTAgaatttaggttaaaattggaTCCAACATGAAAACTATATTCCATTAGGCTAATCAATATTAATCGGGCTTAAGttctaaaatcaaaatagacttagtgggctttaccatgttttagttaggattgGGCCATATTAGAATTAGGTTCACACAAATGGGccttatcataataagtagtccatctAGGATTAAAGGCTTGGTAAAATATAACAtgtaattaggctagactaaGAAAGActtatacataattaactagcaAGCTAGATTAACAACTTTAACGTGGGTTGgacttaataaaaatgggctagacttatgTGAACTATATGTGTTATTTCGTATGCTTGTGTATGAACTGttgtatttatagggaataatttgttaaacaataaaattaaagactaagatacataaataaggaaattggcttccagatccatctctagatttgtggcgtaagcttccttatagaatctgaaaaatatcactcattagtaaaagtgtctcgGTGAATTACCCGAGTGACAGCCTCCATCTCCGCACTAGTCTCATTGACTTGTTAGTGtgttcccgattaggttgaaaagccttacagttccgtagtcgctaaagacacttgggtgtgcACCTAAAATCGCTCGTCCATAGTGGTGACTCCATTGGAGATAAGAGAATCTTATTCCAATTATAGTTATTCTTGCATCATTGTACCATTTTCACACATTATGCACTTTGGTCCCTACAAGCCCCGATGGAGTCAGTTAGTGGTTCTTTGGTTTCACCCGAACCCTAGAATTGCGGCATTGGCCAACCACCACTCATAAGTAATGAGTGGATTTCCTTTATTGCGTGGACCCTTAAGTGGGGATACAGGCTAAGttgtgggagccttttatccttacccaagactcagCTTACAGTAATCACGGTAGCAATCTCCCCTAAGAATCTTATTGCTTGCTATTTGAGATGTATCTCTTTATAAGTACTTAAGCCCAAATATTGAAAAGCCTTGGCCCAAGAACATGTGGGATCAGACCCCAAGCCCAAAAAATATAGGCTTCTATActtatattgagaaacatTGCCTTGCTTATTTTAAATctgctttgagagcttatgGCATGCGCGTCGGGCCTACTATCCCCTGTTGATAGGAATCCTAGCCCAAAATCCTAGGGAATAAAAGACTTACCATGAACTATGTGCGGGTGGAATTTACAGTAGGTGTTGAATTTATAACTGGGTGCATTAGGGTTCGATGGGTTCTTAAAGGTAGTAGGTTGGAGCATACCATTTTGTACCAACCTCTCAAAGATCTTAAAGAGAGGTTCCttgaagttggagaacttcCTCGGTTGTTGCATAGCATTCACGTCCAGGGTCCTACTCCTTCCAGCTTGGTAATTCGCCCTTCCACTAGTTCTCATAgtctttcttttgtcattttcaatttcttcgaCCTGTAGTCTATCATCGTACAAATCTATGAGGGTCTTTGGGTTCATCATTTGTAACCTTTCAaggttttagatttaattaaaaacatgttATATGATTAACATTTAGGCCTTTTGTCAATATGATTTAGTGATTAAATCTAAACAAaacatgattttttttttgctttggTGATTTACTGCCGGTTTAtaagattttagagtttttagTGATTTAGGTGTTTATTAGCTTCTAtaactttattttgttatttctttatctattttatctAAACGATGGTCTTTGATAGCATAAGGTATGAACAAAACTTGTCGAAGGCATAAACTATAGCTAACAGCTCCTTCTCAATGGTGGTATAGTGCTCTTTGGCATCTGTCAATGCCTTGCTAGCATAATAGATAGGTTCAAACTTCTCGACCCGCTATCCAAGAACAGCTCTAGCTACAtagtcactagcatcgcacatgaGTTCAAAGGGCAACCCTCAATCAGGTGAAACCATGATAGGAGCTGCGGCTagtaacttttttaataactcaaaagcctGTAAGAATTCTGAATTAAACAcaaaaggtacatccttaacaagcaattgagtaagaggcctagctattttagaaaaatccttaatgaatctcctataaaagccAGCATGCCCGAGAAAGCTCCTAACAGCCTTAACAGAACTAAGGGTGGCTATTTCGATATGGtctctaccttagctctatctaccTCCATTCCCGCATGTGAAATCTTGTGCCCCAACACAATACCCTCTgtcaccataaaatgacatttttcccaaTTTAAAACTAGATTTGCCTCAACACATCATGCAAGCATGCGCTCTAAAATAGACAAGCAGTATGAGAAAGAGTTACCGAGCACAAAGAAGTCATCCATGAAAACCTCCATAGACTTCTCAATCATATCATGGAAGATTGCCATCATACATCTCTGAAAAGTGGTAGGTGCATTGCATAACCCAAATGGCATCCTCCGGTACGCGAACGTCCCATAGGGGCAAGTAAATGTTGTCTTCTCCTAGTCATCAGGTGCTATTGGTATTTGGAAATAACCTGAAAAACCATCAAGAAAATAGTAAACTATATTGCCCGATAGACGCTCAAGCATCTGATTGATAAATGGAGGGGAAAAGTGGTCCTGCCAGGTTGCATCATTTAGCCTCCTGTAATTGATGCAAACCCGAAAACCGGTCACCGCCCTTGTTAGTATCAattcatccttctcattctttaTTACCGTCATCCCTTATTTCTTTGGTACAACCTGCACAAGACTTACCCATGAGCTATTAAATATGGGATAAATTAAACCTGAATcaaaagtttaattacctcatTTTTCACCACCTTCTTCATGTTCGGGTTAAGTCGTCTTTGTGGCTGCACCACTGGCCTAAAACTATCCTCCATTAGGATCTTATGCGAGCAAAAACTGGGGTTGATTCCAGGGATGTCCATAATCTTGTACGCGATGGCCATAAGGTACTTCTTGAGAGACAATAGCGTCATCTCCCTCTCTTCAGGAGTCAAGTCTGCTGTAATAATGACTGGCAGCCTCTTTGCCTTGTCCAAGTAGGCATAACTCAGGTGCTTGGGTAGCTCCTTCAACTCTAGGACTAGAGGGTCCTCAATTGAAGGTTTCACCTTTTGCACGTCTGACTTGTCAAGAGAAACAAACGGGTCAGTAGAACGACTGGGCTCACTAGCCAGCAAATAAGCGAGCTGTTCCAACAGttgctcgttggacaactccCTCTCATCTCCCTGCAATGCGACCTACAAAGGgttattaagttaaatttcCTACATATGAGACTCAACAACATCATCTAAGACATTCACAGAGAAAACAGTATCATCATAGTCTAGAGAATGTCTCATGGAAGTCGCTAAGTCAAAGGTGATAGTCTCGTCATCTACCCTAAGTTGGAGCTTCCCTTTACAAACATCTATAATAGCCCTAGATGTagcaaggaaaggtctaccTAAGATCAGTGGTACAACActctcaccctccatatccattacAATGAAATCTACAGGAAATataaacttgtctaccttaacaagTACATCCTCAACTATACCCCTAGGAATCTTAATAGTCCTATCGGCAAACtgaatgctcatcctagtgggtttagGCTCACTCAAACCAAGTTTATCAAACAAGCTAGTGGGCATCAAATTAATACTAGCTCCTAAGTCAGCtaatgcaccactaataggTAATTCACCAATGACACAGGGTATAATGAAACTCCTTGGATCACGCCTCTTAACAGGCAGCTTGTTCTGCAGAATGGTGGAGCACTCCTCATTCAGGGTCACCAATCCCAAATCCTCCAGTCTTCTCTTGTTGCTCATTATCTTCTTCAGAAATTTtgcatacttcggcatctgcgaaatagcctcaacaaaaggAAGGATAATGCACAATGGTTTAGAAAGGTGTAGAAACTTACCAAACTGTTGGTCAGCCTTTTCCTGCCTCAGTCCAGCAAGATACGGGATAGATGGCTAGTACTCCTTCACTAGATTCTTCCTCTTGTCCTCAGCTCTCACAGGCTCTATCTTCTCAGGTTCTGGTTCCTCCTTGGCAGGCTCATCCTGCacaacaacatcatcatcattagcTATAGGTAAGGAACTAGATAACTGCTTACCTGACCACAAAGTGATAGCCTTGCAggtgctccctcgggttagactcTGTAGTGCTGGGGAGTgtccctagttgcctcttagTTAACATAGTAGAAATCTGGCCTATCTGGTTCTCCAAATTTTGAATGGACGCCTACCGATTCCTAAGTACGTTGTCCATCTGCTGAAATCTATTGTAGGTAAAGGACACAAATTTCATCAACAACTCCTCGAGATTAGGCTTCTTCTCCTGAGGTGGAGGTAGTTGGTGTGGACCAACTTACGGTTGTGGCTGTTGCTGATGCAACCTCTGAAAACAGGGTGGTCTCTAGCTGCTGTTattcctccaactgaagttgggatgatttcGCCAActagggttgtatgtattgttATACGGGTTATTCTGTTATCTGGGTGCATTACCCATATAGTCTACCTATTCAAGGTCAGCAGAAAtaatagaagatgaagaattaaaaggtgaagcaaacatacctcttgCATTACAGTTTTCCAGTAGTGGCCACCCAAAACTCTCCTTACTTGGTGCATGAACCCGACATCCGTCGGTCTAATTTCTTGgtcagaagctccacttgagttGCCAAGGCTGCTAGGGAGTCTagttggttgaccactccctgctTGACTGGCcgactcctagaggattgccacgggtagttgttcatggccatctcctctatcagaTTTTGCGCCTACTCCGGCGTCTTACTGTTCAGGACCCCACCTGTGGCAGCATCTACCATCTGCCTAGTAGCAAGCTTCAAACCActgtagaaggtctgaacctgcatccatactAGTAGTCCGTGGTGCGAGCAACATCGAAGAAAGTCTTTGTACCTCTCCCAACcatcatacatgctctcgtcatcgaactgcacaaaagaagatatatcatttctcaatctagcagttttagcaggaggaaagtacttgatgtgcatcattttatatatgtttatatgcctagttacttccatttttgtgcatagttatattgttttatgccagaatcacttgtgttttggttcctttcatgtttcaggtgattatcgatggacattatcagtagtcGAGGGAAACACGTGCACATACGGACCAGAAtacatcaaaattgagcaagggcTACCATtttaaggttgagcacggcctagactctggccgtgctgaaccatcaacacttgacCCTCAAGAGTGTCATTTTGGCACAATTTCcgaggccaccacggcctgCATCACGGTCCGTGGTGGTTCAGCACCAGCGAGGGCACGACCAGGAAGAAGACCTAATTGCAGGACTCGGAGGTCCAGAACAGGCCTGGATTTCGCCCGTGCTGATCAccacgggcttgaccacggccgtgctgagacatttatataggcaaatgcaAATTAATTTGCTAGGCtttgattttctgacttgGTTTCTCACATACATGCACGAGCCACCCTTTTCTAGACTTCAATATTCGACTTTGGGAGACTGTTTCGCTTGTTGAAGGAAAGATTCCATTGGTTTAAACATCACATTGAATATTGATAAGCATGAATATTGATAAGACATTTAAACATCACTTTGGGAGACTGtctacatttttatgcatgattatcccgttttatgctagaatcacctgtcttttgtttcctttctcgtttcaggtcattttcgaaggacaccatcaataatcgagggaaatacgtgtgattacggaccaaaatccatcaaattgggtgagaactagcaccccgagggttgagcacggctggACTCGGCCGTCTTTGAATTctaagaggctatccccaattgtgccatttcggCCGACtttcgtagccaccacggcctccggccggctgtggtggctcggccaccggcttgggcacggcTTGGAAGGTCGGCTCAGACTCCCAGTTGACTCGTCTTGAATCATCACTGACTGGACTCTACCGTctttgaatcaactatatgggcaattttgagttctttgaagaagaggaaaaaaaagtgacatagagccctggaggctggttcggtttctgtaTAGTATTGAGTGTAAGAGAGAGTTgtagtgagtaagaatcccggaatcgcaaggttccgagtgcaaaaccgtagtggaagcaattcaagaggcagtttgggagattaatcaaagtgtagatccggaTTTGGGTacattcatccaattcgagagaaaagggtgtacatgttttattttcattattctttcattgtaattgatttcctagattattttaaacatgaacatgtttagctagactgatttaatccattgggatttctttactatgttggcttgatattatattgttggattgtttgagttggttttgtattcttcttgttttcagtattaataagataatcatcattcatgagacattgtgaattgtgtgtttagattgctttgtgtgattgagaagtccatttggcaattggaattttgaatagcaagaactgtttaataatcgcttagagataaggataattaactagccggattaagaattaacaaagcttaatagaggcggattaaagcttaatgctaatttaagaatcaatcgttaggaagagattccaactttaggttattaggtttaggaattcggttatctcgagaagaaaccgaattgattaagaattcatccacgggtagcataattagactcaccgatcctttatcttttgttcggttgccaactagtttagattccctttgggtttgtcttcttgtcttgattatttcatttatcaattactcctgcatctcccttagaacttagcttgtagttaatagttagtttagaatttattcattatccattttaggttaatataacaaagaacaaaggagtaactctaggctttcactttcccgaggaatacgaccttgacactcgccattagtgctagattgcatcgataggtacactgccttagatgtaggttgcataaagagcccatcaaatatcaagagtggatttggtggtattcaagaggcaaatttaAGGTTCATCATTCAGATTTGGGGATTTAGGGCTTTTCATctgacttgaagaagaagaaaggtgtACATGGTTTCAAATTGCTTTTCTGTATTTGTTCTTACTTTGTGTTActtattagcatgagtagctagaattgttgaacccattggggttcctatgttatTGGATTACATGTAATGtttatgagactttgattatcaatgcttgttttttcttgctttcattattaatgagaaatcacagTATTTATGAGACATTATGAGttatggtgtttagattgctttatgtaattgagaactTCATTTAGCaattagaaatttgaatagtaaaAACTGGTTTacgatcacttagagataagggcaattgactagccggattaagaattaacaactcttaataacGGTGCAtttaatcttaaggctaacctaaaatcaatcgttaggaagagattccattgtttaggttcttaggtttagggatTCGAtgttctcgagagggaaatcaaattcaatttagaatccgctCACGGGTAATcgcaattggtaatcaatataatctctaccttcactaaaatccaactagcttaagtccccttgggtttgctttttcctttgattatTTCATGAAATCCTTCCAGACTATCTGACATTTAGTTAATCACTTAGCTTGCATATAATCATAGAATAGCAACTTCATCGATTTGTTAAgcttagataacataagacactacagtagttctaggatcaccctttcccggtaatatgaccttgatacttgctattagtgctagtctgcatcgataggttcactgccttagattgtagctacataaattAGCCTATCAGTACTTATATAGAAACTTCTCAGCCAACGATATCCATGTCGTAATTGTATTGGCTGGGAGTGACTACAACCATCATTTCTCTCGGtccctcaaagaaaaaggaaacagcctcaactgaatggcatcatcagttgttccatttatcttgaaggtgtcGCAGATCTTCAAGAAGTTGGCAATGTGAGCGTTTGGGTCCTTGCTCGGCAGTGCCCCAAATTATACACTATTTTGGACCGTTTGTATCACGTTCggctttatttcaaagttATTGGCCGCCACTGTAGTCGCAATATACTCGTCTGTGTCCCCTCAagagaaggtctagcaaactcgtagATTGTCCTATTTTCATCCGTAGCTTGGTTGTTGTCTCCTATCCCTGCTGGTCTATTCACAGGGGCTTCAATCTCTATGTgcgcctcctcttcttcttccataCTTTTCCTCAAAAGACGGAGGGATCGCTCTAGTTCAGCAAGAGGGTCTACAGgagtaggattagagctcctaATCATAAACTACCTAAAATTAAGAGCCAGCAatcaaagaacacaagaatgaataaaataataaagaataaaaagaaatgaaaagacaaaaaataaaaatggctagattaacaccaacacaaattcactctagttcacacaaAAGTCCCCGGCaacagcgccaaaaacttgatatgctatttatgtagctacaatctaaggcagtgaacctatcgatgcagactagcaataatggcgagtatcaaggttgtattctTGGGAAAGGATGATCCTAGAACTATTGTAGCGTCTTatattatctaaccttaacaaaTTGATGAAGttgctattttattattatatgcaagctagtgattaattaaatgtcaGACAGTCTTGAAAGATTTcgtgaaacaatcaaaggaaaaaagcaaacccaaggggacctaagctagttggattttagtgaaggtatagattatattgattaccaattgcgATTAACTGTGagtggattctaaattgaattcgatTTCCCTATCGAGAAAATTGAatccctaaacctaagaacccaaacgatggaatctcttcctaacgattgattttaggttagccttCAGATTAAATCCAccactattaagagttgttaattcttaatccggctagtcaattacccttatctctaagtgatcgttaaccagttcttgctattcaaatttctaattGCTAAACgaacttctcaattacataaagcaatctaaacaccacaactcacaacatcttataaataatgtgatttctcattaataatgaaagaaagaagaagaaagcattgataatcaaagtctcataaacattaaatgcAATCCAataacataggaaccccaatgagTTCAACaattctagctactcatgctaataaccaacacaaagtaaggaacaaatatagaaaagtaatttgaaagcatgtacacccttcttttTCAAGTCGGATGAAAAGCCCTAAATCCTAAAATCtaaatgatgaaccctaaattgcctcttgaatgcctctaAATCcaatcttgatcttcaatgtggTGTTTAAtccaatgtaatccttccttcaataggcAAAATAGTCTCCTAAAGTCGAATATCGAAGTCTGGAAAAGGATGGCTCGTGCATGTATGTGAgtgatgtagatgattctatgcatattTACTGACTGTTTATCAGTCGATTATTcgtgtatttgagtcatatttattcctatTTGATCGCACTTTAGTATGTTTCtgagtttttcaggttttcggactccttgatgggaaattgattgatttctaGGTAGAAACCAAGCTATGTGGATGATTTACACATATTAGATGCTTGTCGAATTCAATTCCTTGATTGGCGCATAATTCGAGGCATTTGCATAGGCAATTGCACGGCCATGCATATTTGCACGGACCGTTGCATGGCATCCCTTACCCGTTGCACGGGCCGTGCATATTTGCACGGGCCGTGCATATTTGCACGGGCCGTGGCACGGGCTAGGACACTTTTGCCTATAAGTAGGCGCACACAAAATGAGAGAGGGTTCCGCTTCTGATTTATGGACTTCTCTACGCACGCGACCCCTCATTTCTACACCTTTGTTCTTGACTTTTTGGGAGACCAACGtcagttcaaaggattgatttgagagattcaagcaaagattgaaggtTCTAGACGATTGATcgagacatccgagatccatacttgaggcgGGTTTCAGAGTTGGTGCTTGCGATATTTCCACTCCGATTCGAGAGAAGAGGGGTTACAtgttccatttccttttctattgtttatttccttttgtatttgtttctttcgttatgagtagctagggctattgaacccattggggttcacctttgttgatggattatgcttaattattagatttttatttgccattcttgtaatcttcttactgtttagtaataaaatttgattcagttaatttgagacgttgaattaattgtcttttgggttgtttcttgacattgagaaatgcttgttacaactggaaattGAATGGTAAGAACTGgcagttaacacttagagataaggttaattcacttgtcggattaagaattaataactcttaatagatctaaatcacgcttaacgctaatctgtaataatatgataggaagagattccattaggttagtgcaggtttaggaacttggtgagctcgagagaggagccgagttcgattcaggatttaggcatgggtagcaagattggtaatttataaaatcaaccttagaattcgatcacttaggtccccttcgggtttgcttcttttgttacggttgtctttcgattgtcagttgttgttgttcctttatttgcattcataagcattaattaattaatttagacttctcacaccttatttcagactagataacatagcgaacagtagtaactttaggttcacccgatctccaaggatacgaccttgatactgactagtgctaggccgtatcgataggttcacagccttaggtgtaggttacatcagtagcccatcaagttttttgtgTTGTTGCTGAGGATAAGTAACAATAACaatgaactagagtgaattgtttttatgttaatttagtcattatctgtttatttatttattctttattctttattttattatttttattgattggtggttgtttggttgtcggtttcaggtagtttatggccaggagctctaaccctgatcTCATAAAACCCTTATCTGACCCGAAACGTtctctcagattattgagATGACATTTGCAGGCAGTTGAGGAGGAGGATGGAATTACAGTTCAAGTTCAAGGAGCTGACGTGATTGAGAAGCACAACCCCTAGGCTGATGAAGATtagaggacgatgtacgagtttgctcgaccatctttggatgggacgaaaactagtatagtcagacctgctgtagcgTCCAACAACTTTGAAATTAAAGCCAATGTTATCGAGTTGATCCAGCAGAacgtgcagtttggaggattgccctgCGAGGACCCCAATGCTCATATCTCTAActttttagagatttgtgacacattcaaaataaatggaacaaccaaTGACGCTATTCGgttgagattgtttccattttccttgagggatagagccaagagatggttgcaatctcttccacagcAGACAATTACTACCTGGAAGGCGTTAGccgaaaaaaatttatataagtattttcctccctctaaaactgctaaacttagaaatgacatatcctcttttgtgcagtttgatgatgacaGCATGGAAGATGCATTGGAGAGGTTTAAGGACCTTTTtagatgctgcccacatcacggattgccagtgtggatgcaAGTTCAAACCTTCTACAGCGGGTTGAACCTTACgacgaggcagatggtggatgctgcagcaggtggggcACTAAACAGTAAGACGCTCGAGTAGGCTTaaaacttgatagaggaaatggccatgaacaattatcagtggcaatcctctagaaGCCGACCAGGAAGCcaaggagtggtcaaccaagtagATTCTATAGCAGCCTTGGtagctcaggtggagcttctGACCATGAAGATTAACCAACTCTAGATGCCAGT
The Ricinus communis isolate WT05 ecotype wild-type chromosome 1, ASM1957865v1, whole genome shotgun sequence DNA segment above includes these coding regions:
- the LOC107262498 gene encoding uncharacterized protein LOC107262498, with translation MPKYAKFLKKIMSNKRRLEDLGLVTLNEECSTILQNKLPVKRRDPRSFIIPCVIGELPISGALADLGASINLMPTSLFDKLGLSEPKPTRMSIQFADRTIKIPRGIVEDVLVKVDKFIFPVDFIVMDMEGESVVPLILGRPFLATSRAIIDVCKGKLQLRVDDETITFDLATSMRHSLDYDDTGDERELSNEQLLEQLAYLLASEPSRSTDPFVSLDKSDVQKVKPSIEDPLVLELKELPKHLSYAYLDKAKRLPVIITADLTPEEREMTLLSLKKYLMAIAYKIMDIPGINPSFCSHKILMEDSFRPVVQPQRRLNPNMKKVVKNERCMMAIFHDMIEKSMEVFMDDFFVLEGIVLGHKISHAGMEVDRAKVETISK